GTGATTTTACATTTTTATAAAAAATTAACCTTACTTGATTACTGTAGCTTTAAAAGAAAAAGATAAGCCAGCAATAGAACCAGCATCATACATATAAACAGTTATCGTATTGGCGGACGTTACTTTAGCAGTGTAGATTGGCGGAAAATCTCCTGTTGGAATGTTGCCTAACGGGTTTACAATAACCGCATCCCCTACCGCTGCTCCATTGACTGTTATAGTAAATGCATTAGGTGTACTCGCTCCCGGCATAGTCACAGTATTAGTTCCTGTTAGCAGTTGTGCTCCGCCACTACTGCTTGGTGCAGCCCAGGTTCCATCGCCTCTAAGATAAGTAGAAGAACCTGCAGTACCTGCAGTAGTCGCTATTTTTGCTACTGTTACAGAAGCATCTGCTATCTTGGTTGTAGTTATCTTATTGGTTCCAATGGTTAATGCACCAGAAGCATTTATAGTGGCATCTCCACTCATATTCACAGGAACTCCAGGTGAAAAAGGTGCTGATGAATTAGTCAAAAACAATTGTCCCCCGCCAGTTCCATTAGAAAAACCTACCCCCGTAACACCAGTTGCTCCTGTAACTCCCTGAATACCTTGAGCGCCAGTAACACCAGTAGCTCCGGTAACTCCTTGAATACCTTGAGCGCCTGTAACTCCTGTTGCACCAGTAATTCCCTGAATGCCCTGAGCGCCCGTAATACCAGTAGCTCCGGTAACTCCTTGAATACCTTGAGCACCTGTAACACCCGTTGCACCAGTAATTCCCTGAATACCTTGAGCGCCTGTAATACCAGTAGCTCCGGTAACTCCTTGAATACCTTGAGCACCTGTAACACCCGTTGCACCAGTAATTCCCTGAATACCTTGAATACCTTGAGCGCCTGTAACTCCTGTTGCACCAGTAATTCCTTGAATGCCCTGAGCGCCCGTAATACCAGTAGCTCCGGTAACTCCTTGAATACCTTGAGCGCCTGTAACGCCAGTAGCTCCGATAGCTCCCTGAATTCCTTGAGCACCGGTAGCTCCCGTTGCACCTGGAATTCCTTGAATACCTTGAGCGCCCGTAATACCAGTAGCTCCTGTCACACCCTGGATACCTTGAGCTCCGGTAGCTCCCTGAGGGCCAGGAATAGAACTTCCTGAAGTTTTTGCATATAAAGCATAAGGGACACTTAGCAACTGTGATGTTCCTGTTATGGTATAATTATTGGCTCCATTAGGATCCGTTTCTATTTTTATAAAGTAAATATCTGCCCCCCAATTAATGGTAGAATAAGAACCACTCACTAAAGTACCAGTTCCGATTTTTACACTTACTAAACCATTATTATTGGTAGATTGAGTTTGAGTTTCTGAGTATACTACAGTTCCTGTTGTGGAGCCTTTCAATATAGAAAATCTCATTCCTACATTCTGGTTACTTACCAATTGATTACTTGAATTTCTAATAATAGCCTGGTAGCTCATTGCATCCTGCACTTGCGAGAACATGAGAGCAGAAGCCAAAGAGGCTGCTAGAATGGAAAGCTTTTTCATAGGTAATTAGTTTTATATTTTATTTATTTTTTAGAACCTTAAAGATTTTGATATCTTTCCCTTCTTTTGATATTTTTAGTAAATAAACAGAAGCAGGATAAGACGTCATTGTAATTTGAGTTTGTGACTGAGTGATAGGCTGACTTGTCAGTAATTTACCGCTGCTATCAAAAAGGTCATAACGGTATTTATTGTAATCTTTAAATCCTACTTTCAAATTAAGAATATCTGTTGTAGGGTTGGGAAAAACAGCTAAACTCAAATTGATT
This is a stretch of genomic DNA from Chryseobacterium tructae. It encodes these proteins:
- a CDS encoding beta strand repeat-containing protein, with the translated sequence MKKLSILAASLASALMFSQVQDAMSYQAIIRNSSNQLVSNQNVGMRFSILKGSTTGTVVYSETQTQSTNNNGLVSVKIGTGTLVSGSYSTINWGADIYFIKIETDPNGANNYTITGTSQLLSVPYALYAKTSGSSIPGPQGATGAQGIQGVTGATGITGAQGIQGIPGATGATGAQGIQGAIGATGVTGAQGIQGVTGATGITGAQGIQGITGATGVTGAQGIQGIQGITGATGVTGAQGIQGVTGATGITGAQGIQGITGATGVTGAQGIQGVTGATGITGAQGIQGITGATGVTGAQGIQGVTGATGVTGAQGIQGVTGATGVTGVGFSNGTGGGQLFLTNSSAPFSPGVPVNMSGDATINASGALTIGTNKITTTKIADASVTVAKIATTAGTAGSSTYLRGDGTWAAPSSSGGAQLLTGTNTVTMPGASTPNAFTITVNGAAVGDAVIVNPLGNIPTGDFPPIYTAKVTSANTITVYMYDAGSIAGLSFSFKATVIK
- a CDS encoding T9SS type A sorting domain-containing protein, giving the protein MSLAVFPNPTTDILNLKVGFKDYNKYRYDLFDSSGKLLTSQPITQSQTQITMTSYPASVYLLKISKEGKDIKIFKVLKNK